In the Naumovozyma dairenensis CBS 421 chromosome 4, complete genome genome, one interval contains:
- the YCT1 gene encoding Yct1p (similar to Saccharomyces cerevisiae TNA1 (YGR260W); ancestral locus Anc_5.50) encodes MQIYNLETAHILIFSEKMSLKHPFTVITSNTGNISSSKNEANIETIENDSELSTESKHITKRKVISLKDADITLAFMVENDTFVREIRQTEERKLRRKVALIIVSLTATIDFLLYSDKATLSYASIFELWEDTHLTQNRYNNATTLFYVGYIVGLTNLLWVQKFPIRNVMIFMCTSWTIITLLHCVAYNYYGIYALRFFLGFVEAIAVPTLNITMNQFLTPNEKNVYAPIFYSSCMGCGIFRFFDCIWKLFMIIIGGMTFLMTMVVYFIYPSNPTDAKFLSKEEKVWVIRRVQKSSNSSIEQKYSKKYQIIEAFRDPITWLFCAFFLFQQLANNLTYMQNLLFENRSYYKSRYYHSLYRFRWICYFLCDNCYSFLIVQGKF; translated from the coding sequence atgcAGATTTATAACCTCGAAACTGCTCACATACTGATATTCTCAGAAAAAATGTCTTTAAAACATCCCTTTACCGTTATAACATCAAATACAGGTAATATCAGTAGCTCAAAAAATGAAGCCAACATagaaacaattgaaaacgACTCAGAATTATCAACAGAATCAAAACATATAACTAAACGTAAAGTGATCTCTTTAAAAGATGCCGATATTACTCTTGCTTTTATGGTGGAAAATGATACATTTGTCCGCGAAATTAGACAAACAGAGGAAAGAAAGTTGAGAAGAAAAGTCGCATTGattattgtttctttaacGGCTACTATTGATTTCCTTCTTTATTCAGATAAAGCTACTTTATCTTACGCATCGATTTTTGAATTATGGGAAGACACGCATTTAACACAAAATAGGTACAACAATGCAACTACATTGTTTTATGTAGGCTATATCGTCGGGTTGACAAACTTACTTTGGgttcaaaaatttccaattcgTAATGTAATGATATTTATGTGTACATCATGGACTATTATCACACTTTTACATTGTGTCgcatataattattatgGCATTTATGCGCTAAGATTCTTCTTAGGATTCGTTGAGGCGATTGCAGTACCAACTCTAAATATAAcaatgaatcaatttttgaCTCCAAATGAAAAGAATGTATATGCTCCAATTTTCTATAGTAGCTGTATGGGATGTGGAATTTTTCGTTTCTTTGATTGCATATGGAAGTTATTTATGATAATTATTGGTGGTATGACATTTTTAATGACAATGGtagtttattttatttatccAAGTAATCCAACTGATGCAAAATTTCTAagtaaagaagaaaaagtttGGGTCATAAGAAGAGTTCAGAAAAGCTCCAACTCATCCATTGAGCAAAAATATAGTAAGAAATATCAGATTATTGAAGCATTTAGAGATCCAATCACATGGTTATTTTGTGCATTTTTCTTATTCCAACAGTTAGCAAATAATTTAACATATATgcaaaatttattatttgagaaTCGGTCATACTACAAATCTAGATACTACCATAGTCTCTATCGCTTCAGGTGGATTTGCTACTTCCTGTGCGATAATTGCTACAGTTTTCTTATTGTACAAGGAAAATTTTAA